Genomic segment of Polycladomyces abyssicola:
TTGATCGCGGTGCATCAGAACGCCAGCGGGCAGGCCAAGGAATTGGGATTGGCTTATGCCAAAGGCATCGGTGCCACCCGGGCCGGCGTGATCGAAACTACTTTCAAAGAGGAAACGGAAACGGACTTGTTCGGCGAGCAAGCCGTGTTGTGCGGCGGTGTGAGCGAGTTGGTCAAAGCCGGTTTTGAAACGCTGGTGGAAGCGGGCTATCAGCCGGAAATCGCCTATTTCGAGTGTTTGCACGAATTGAAATTGATCGTCGACTTGATGTATGAGGGCGGTTTGGCCAACATGCGGTATTCAGTCAGCGACACCGCTGAGTACGGTGACTATTCCAGCGGCAAACGCGTTGTGGGAGAAGCATCGCGTCAAGCGATGAAGGAAGTGTTGAAGGAAATCCAGGACGGCACCTTTGCCCGCAACTGGATCGACGAAAACCGGCAAGGGCGCCCCAACTTTCAACGGTTACGGGAAGAGGAGAGAAACCATCAACTGGAACGGGTGGGAGCGGAATTGCGCCGCATGATGGCTTGGCTGGACGGTAAGAAAAAAGAACCGGTACAGTCCTGACGAAAAGGGGGATGACCATGCGAACGGTTCAGATCTTTGACACCACTTTGAGGGACGGCGAACAATCGCCCGGCGTCAATCTGAGCACGGAGGAAAAGGTAGAAATCGCCCTGCAGCTGGAACGATTGGGTGTGAACGTCATCGAGGCGGGTTTCGCCGCCTCTTCCCCCGGTGATCAGTCGGCTGTCCGCGAGGTGGCACGAGTGGTGACCGATGCCTCCGTGGCCAGCTTGTCACGTGCGGTGCCACAGGATATCGACGCGGCGTGGGAGGCGTTGAAAGAAGCGAAGCAGCCCGCCATTCACATCTTTCTCGCCACCTCGCCCATTCATCGGGAATACAAGCTGAGAAAAACCAAGGAGCAGGTATTGGAGCAGGCGGCAGAGGCGGTGCGGTATGCCAAACGGTTTTTCCCCGTAGTGGAGTTTTCTCCGGAAGACGCGGGGCGCACGGAGATCGACTTTCTCTGCGAGGTGGCGGACGTCGTCATCCGAGCCGGTGCGGACGTGCTCAACATCCCGGATACGGTGGGGTACCTGACGCCGGATGAATACGCCAACATCTTTGTGCAATTGCGTGAACGGGTACCGGGGATCGACCGGGTGAAGCTGAGTGCACACTGTCACGATGATCTCGGATTGGCGGTGGCCAACAGTTTGGCTGCGATCCGGGCCGGAGTGGATCAAGTGGAGGGAGCCATCAACGGGATCGGAGAACGCGCAGGCAACGCGGCACTGGAAGAAGTGGTGATGGCGTTGTACACACGCCAATCCTATTATCAAGTCGCCACTACCATTCGACCTGCTGAAATTGCACGGACCAGCAGGCTGGTCAGCAAACTGACGGGGATGCCGGTGCCGGCCAACAAGGCGATCGTCGGTGCCAACGCCTTTGCCCACGAATCGGGCATCCATCAGGACGGTATGTTGAAACACCAAGAAACATACGAGATCATCCGGCCGGAGACTGTCGGCTTTTCTCAGACCAAGCTGGTTTTGGGCAAACACTCGGGTCGGCACGCATTTCGGGAACGGTTGGAAACTTTGGGTTATACGTTGTCCGAAGAGCGGATCAATGCCTTGTTTGCCCGTTTCAAGGAATTGGCAGATCGCAAAAAGTCGCTCACCGATGAGGACTTGATCGCACTGGCGGAGGAAAAGCACGGCGAGGTTGCGGAGTTTTTCGAATTGGAATCGATCCAGCTCTCCTACGGCAATCATGCATTACCAACGGCATCGCTTCGTCTGAGAAACCGGCAAACGGGAGATGAAGTGGAAGAAGCGGCATGCGGCAACGGCTCGATCGACGCCATCTTCAAAGCGATCGATCGGGCGACGGGAGAACAAGTGGAATTGCTCGACTACAAAGTGGCTTCCAACACGCAGGGTACGGATGCACTGGGTGAGGGGTACGTCCAGCTGCGTCAAGGTGAGTTGACCGTGCAGGGTCGGGGAGTAAGTACCGACGTGCTGGAAGCGAGCGCACGGGCGTATATCGATGCGATCAATCGCCTGCTGACTCGAAAGCAGTCGAAAAACCAGGATGCTACGTTGAATGTGGTATTGGGATGAAGGCCAACGGAGGGAGAGAAGCATATGGGAACGGTGAAAAAAATCGCAGTGCTTCCCGGTGACGGCATCGGGCCGGAAATCATGGAGGAAGCGCTGAAAGTATTGCGAAAGGTGGAAGACCTGTTCGGCCATTCGTTTCAGTTTACGTTCGGGATGGCGGGAGGCGGGGCGGTTGACCGCGTCGGGAACCCGCTTCCCGAAGAGACGCTTTCGCTCTGTAAACAATCGGATGCCGTGTTACTGGCGGCGGTCGGCGGTCCAAAATGGGACAACAACCCGCCGGAGTTGCGACCCGAGCAGGCATTGTTGGGATTGCGCAAATCGCTGAACCTGTACGCCAATCTGCGGCCGGCCGTCCTGTTTGAAGGATTGGAAAATGCCTCCACCCTCAAACCAGAAGTGGTGAAGGGTGTCGATCTGCTTGTGGTGCGCGAGCTGACCGGTGGCATCTACTTCGGTGAAAAGAAACGGGAGCGGTTGGAAGACGGCCAACAGGCGACGGATACACTGGTGTACCACGAGCGCGAAGTGGAGCGGATCGTGCGGCGGGCTTTTGAAATTGCGCGGGGTCGTCGGAAAAAGCTGACCTCAGTAGACAAGGCCAACATTTTGGAAAGCTCCCGCCTGTGGCGGTCGGTGGTGGACCGCGTGGCACGCGATTACCCGGATGTTCAGGTGGAGCACGTACTGGTAGACAACTGCGCCATGCAGTTGATCCGTCGGCCGGCAGACTTTGACGTGATCGTCACCGAGAACATGTTCGGTGATATTTTGAGTGATGAAACCGCCATGCTGACGGGGTCCATCGGTTTGTTGCCATCAGCCAGCCTGGGGGAGGGCATGACAGGACTGTACGAACCCGTTCACGGTTCCGCGCCGGACATCGCCGGCCAAGGCGTGGCCAATCCAGCTGCCATGATCTTGTCCGCGGCGATGATGCTGCGTCATTCTTTCGGATACGAGGAAGCGGCGACAGCGGTGGAGCAGGCGGTTCGCAAGGTGCTGGCCGACGGGCATCGTACCGCCGACCTCGCCGGACCGGGTACGTTGGCGGTTGGCACGGAAGAATTCGGTGACCTCGTCGTGGAAGCGATGAACGCTTATGAACCGGACCCGAAGGTGCCGTTGGAAGTTGTGATGTAGAGCAGAATAAAGGGAAACCGGCTTTGAATTGAGAATCTAAGCCTATTGAAAACCCAGCGGTTTAACCGCTGGGTTTGTGTTGTCCTGATCATTCAAAATGAAACATGGATAAACCAAAAGGGCGATTGGATATGAGCCAACAGAAGAACATAATATTTGGCGAAGTCCCCCAGACGCGCGACAGTATGGCCGAGCGATGGTGATCGTACACAGCTGGCTTCGGGTCGTTGGGCTTGTCTGTGGCGGACCGGTGGCACTGGTGAAGGGCGAAAACCACAATGGCCGGTGCCCCCGTATGGAAAGAGGATGGACGCGAATGGTTTACCTATCGGGAGATTTAACACGAAATGGAGCGGTTCGCCGAATGGGGTGAAACTTTTGGGCGGAGATGGGCTGTGTGACCAGGGGCATGGTTAGATTGGCGGAGGAGAAACTGTTTTCACAGCATGCAGCAGTCGACTTTGCCAAGGAGTGGTTGGAACGACAGCGGCAGAAAGACAAGACTTTCGGTAATGGGAATGCCCCACTCTTGAAGCGTGGGATTCCTCGCTAGCGTCCTCATTTTCATTCTGCTTGTGAACCGCAAGCTCGGGGTTGTCCGCAACTCGTTCATACGATTTCTACAAGTCAGTAGCAGGGTCCGTATCATCGAGTGAACTGTTGCGGGGACACGAGTTTTTCAATAAAGCCCGTTCATTTCCCCTCCGTTAGGTAGACGGAGGGGGATTGGATCAAAATCATTGTCAGAAAACGCGAAGTATATTATCCAAAAAGGGCAGTCTGCGCACGTCCTTGATTCGTCTATGTTCTTTTCTCCATTCACGGGCGGGCTGGATGAACTGATGCAAGGTTGGTGTCCACTCTTTCAAAATTCGGATTGCCAGTTTTCTTTGTTCGCTGGTTTTGCATGGCACGACCACGCCGCGCACTATCAATTTGACAGGTGTGCCCATTGGCGTGATGGTCGTCTGCGTTTCCACTTGCTCTCCTTTATAATGCGTGACCATGATTCTGCGGCCGTTCTCGGAGTCCCATGCTTGGATGACGAGAGAATCACTGTGGTTGGCGGACAAGATGCGGACCCGAAAGTTGTCGGCCTTCTCAAAATCTTGATATTCTCCCACTTTCTTGACGATCATCTTGACAGTATCAAGAAAATCCATGATGTTCACACGCCATCCTTTCCGCGGTATGGTGCGTACCTGTCTTACTTCATCCATTTAGACGATCAGGCCTGGACGATTGTTGCGCGGCTCGGGAAAAAATCGGGGGAAAATCTTTTGATGGAAGGAAAAATTGGGGAGCTTTACGAATGATATACATATAAATAAGAAAGAGATGCTGGCCGCATCGAAGGAGGGTAAGCCATGTCTGCCATAGGGATTCTGATTTTTCTGACCGCAGTGGGCGTGGCATTGTTGGTGGGGTATATTGCGAATGATTTTGTCGGAAAGTTGAAAGCGGGCGAGCATGAGCCGGTAAAAGGGAAAAACGACCGGGGTAGATAACGTAATCAATCAACAGGCGGGGAACATTCCCCGCCTGTAAATTGTGCTATCGCACCGTTTAGCGAGTCGCCACGGGCGTCGGCTTGTTCTTGCTGTTGGAGAAGGGTTGTTTCAGCTTTTCTTTCAGACCGCCTTCCCACAGTTCTTCGATCTTCTTCATTTCTTCCTCGGTCAGCGGTGATTTCTCCGGTGCTTGTGCAAATTCGCGCAGGTTCTCCTCGCTCGTGATGTTGGGCAATACCGATTTGATCGCCGGACTGGCCAACGAGTAGAGGATCGCCGCTTGGCCGATGGTGCGGTCGGTACCTTCGTACAGGAATTTCATTTGTCGTACCGCTTCCAGACCGGCTTGCATCCACTTGATCGGACGGTGCGAACGATGGTCTTGTTTGTCGAAGTGCTTGTCCGGATCATACGTGCCGTCCAACAAGCCGGATGCGTGAGGAACACGGGCGATCAAGGCTTTGTTTCGCTTTTCCGCCTCCCGGATCAGTTCGCGGGCGGGGTCTTGCTCCAGCAGGTTGTTGATGATTTGGGCCATGTCGTACCGTTCATCTTCCAGCGTGGCCAGCCCTTCATCCCGCCAACCGATGTCCGGTCCCAGCGCGACGCCGTATGTGCGAATCTTCCCTTCTTCCTTCAACCGCTCCAGCGTCTCCAGCACTTCCTCGCTTTGGATGGCTTCCATCCGTGCGTTGTGCAATTGATAAATGTCGATTACATCGGTCTTTAGCCGGCGCAAGCTCTCTTCACAGGATTTTCGGATCGAGGCGGCATCCCACTGCTGGGGCAATTCAGAGTGTCCGCCGTGTCGGTCGCCCCGCTTCGCATAGATGTCGTATCCGAACTTGGTGGCAATTACCACCTTATCGCGAAGCCCTTCCAGTGCTTCGGCCAAGAGGGTTTCTCCCTTGCCCTGACCGTAGACGTCGGCAGTGTCAAAGAAAGTAATTCCGTACTCTTCGTATGCCATGCGCAACAAGCGTTTCCCGAACGCATCATCTTTGACCCCCCACCAAGGGGTGGCGACGGACCAAACGCCGAAGCCCACTTCGGATACCGGTGTGTCAATGCCGGGTAGATTGCGGTATTTCATTGGGAAACCTCCTTCTCGTATCTCTACATCGCACGGAGGCGATTGGGTGAACCCATCTTCTCGCCAAAAGTAGCGGCGTCAGTACTTATTGTACCATTATTGCCGCGGCGGAAACGAACGGGAGGTATTACATTTTTGTGGAGCCGACCGCCTGCGCCAATGCTTCGGCTGCCCGCTTGGGGTCTTCCGCTTTGGTGATGGCGGAGATCACGGCGACGCCGTCTGCACCCGCAGCCATTACTTTATGCGCATTGGATGCGGTGATTCCCCCTATGCCCACGATGGGGAAGGGTTCCTCCAGTTGCTCGCGAATCGCCTGAAGGGCCTCCGGATAGATGGGGAACCTGGCATCTGATTTGGATGACGTCAAAAACATGGGTCCCACCCCGATATAGTCCGCTCCGTTCTCTATGGCTTGCCGCGCTTCCGCGATATTTTCAGCCGACACCCCGAGGATTTTGTCGGGTCCGATCAGGCGTCGAACTTCCCGGGCTGGCAAATCTTCCTGTCCCACGTGTACGCCGTCGGCATCCAAGATGAGCGCCAAATCGGCCCGGTCGTTCACAATGAACGGGATGTTGTGTTGACGGCAAATCTCACGCAGGTGGCGTCCCAAAGCAACAGTTTCGCTCAGTGTGAGGTCAGAGTTTTTTTCGCGGAATTGAAACATCGTGATACCGCCTGCGATCGCTTGTTCGAGCACGTCGATCGGGTCTTGGTCGGGACAGTCCTGACTGCCCATGATAAAGTACAGGCGCAAATGAGATGAAGTGAAGGCCATTCATCAACCCACCTTTCTATGTTGTTTGCCGGTAAGCCCAATGGTTGGTGGGACCATGTCCCTGCCCGAGGTCAAGGGGATGGCGAATCGCTTCCGTAATAAAGGCTTTGGCCGTTTTCACCGCCTCCCACAATGATTCGCCTTTGGCCAACCCGGCTGTGATGGCTGCGGAAAACGTGCAGCCCGTCCCGTGAGTGTGGCGTGTATGAAAACGAGGTGCCGACAGGGTACGGAATTCTCGCCCGTCATAAAACAGATCGACGGCTTCCTCGTCGTCGGTGTGCCCTCCTTTGATCACGACGGCGTGTACACCCAGATCCAACAACCGTTTGGCTGCTTCCTTGCGTTGTTCCATGGTGGTCAGAGACATGCCTGTCAACACTTCCGCTTCAGGGAGATTGGGTGTGATCACGGTTGCCAGGGGAATCAACAGGCGTTTCAGCGCATCCCGTGCGTCCTCTTTTAACAGTGCATGTCCACTTTTGGCGATCATCACCGGGTCGATCACCAATCGGTGGATGCGATGTTCTCTGACTTTTTCCGCAATCACTTCCATAATCTCGATATTGGCGATCATACCGGTTTTAGCCGCATCAACTCCCAGATCTGTGACTACGGCGTCGATTTGGCGGGCGACCGCTTCCGGGGGAAGTTCGTAAATGCCCGTCACGCCCAATGTGTTTTGCGCAGTAACCGCCGTGATCGCGCTCATACCAAATACATGCAATTCCTGAAATGTTTTCAGATCTGCTTGAATGCCAGCTCCTCCGCCGCTATCCGAACCGGCGATGGTGAGTGCCCGAGCGATGGTCATGTTTGTTCTCCTCTCCCCTAATGGTAGTCTGGTGAATACTGTCCAATTGCTTTCCCGGCTCGCTCCACCTGCGCCCTACAAGGAAGCAGATATGGCCACTTCAGACCCGGAGCGTAGGACGCAGGCATGCCCTCGATTTCATTCCTGCGCTTTCGCTCGGAAGGGATTAGGTCTTCGCTCGCCTGGGAAAACATTGCCTTTTTACGAAATGACCTGACACATCACATCTTGTCTGCAAACGTAGGCAAGTGTGTTACGCCCATATCAATCCCGCAGTGTCTCCCGCTTCCGCTACATATCCCCGTTTCAGGGTGTTGCTATTCCATCGTAAACGGCTCCAACTCATCTTAGGCATACTGGGAACCGGGTGTCAACGGAGCTCACTCGATGAAGTTTCCACTAAATAACCGGTTATGTGTCTATACGAAAGGAAATGGACGGACATATGTTGTTGAAGAGTCCAACTTGAGGAAAGGGAGGTTGCGGTGTGATTCAAGGGGCGACAACCAGTAGCTTTTTCGGCTTGTTCGGTTTGAAATGGATAATCGTGGTGATTGTCATCCTGATCATCCTCGGCGTTTTATTCTTTTCGTTGTTTGGAGGGTTTGGCTTCGGGTTCACGCCCGGATTCGGATTTTAAACGCTTCTGTCTATGGGCCTCCGGCAACGGAGGTTTTTTATCTTCACACCGTGATGGAAAGGAGTTGTTTGAGGGTGTTCAGGCCTTTGCCGTTTCGCCGTTTCTCCTCCTTTGTCTGGCGCGATGTGAGAGAGATGATTCGGGAGTTGGACAAATGGATGGACGATTTTCCAGGGTTTGGCCGGGTGGTGAGCCGGGTCACTCCGACCGATCACGGCATGGTGATCCAGACCCAGATTGGTGTGGTCGGGGAGGATGATGTGATCGATGTGCGGATGGAGGGACCGTTTTTGGTAATCCGCATCAATTCCCATGTCGTGCAGGATGCGGACCAGGAGTACCAGCGGCGAATCGATGGACAACGCATGTTCACCCAGAGTTTTCACATCCCGTTCCCAGTCGATGAATCGAGAATTCGGACTGAGTGGCGGGATCGAATGCTGACAGTGTTCGTTCCCAAACGTGTACCCAATGGCCCTTCTCATAAGTCATCGCCCGTGTGACCTTCTCGGACAAGGGTCAATCCCCTGCAGGAAAACAAAGAGAAAAATCGAAATACAAGGATAAATTGGGTGAAGGAGGCTCAGTCCATAGCAGATGTGACGATCAAGGTGAACGATCAAGGACCATTGGTCGTGTCCGGTCCGGTTGAATTAATCGACGCCTTGGGAAACCGGTTTGAGACGAGAAAGGTGTTTGCGCTTTGCCGGTGTGGATTGTCCCAGAACAAGCCGTTTTGCGATGGGAACCACGCCGGGAATTTTGATTGTGCCCGCGCGAAACAGGCAGAATGACAGCAAGGAGCTCCGTGGATCCATATCGCGTATTCGATTTCCCGTCTGAAGCCCGAAGCAACAGCTAGCGTTTGTGGTGGAGACGTTCGTTAAACCACTTTGGCAACAGCCTCGGCGAAGAAGTCGCTTCTTCGCTTTTTTTCTGCTGAGCGGAAAGAAACTACTCCGTTTTTCCTTTTCCGTTTCCGGTGTGGTAAGATAGGACTCACAACAGTAATCCGATCCTACCTCATCACAAACGGGAGACAAGGGGGGAGCGATGGTGATGGATGAGCTGCGTTCGATGTTGGCGGAGTTGACGAACGCGGGCGGTCCACCCGGACATGAGGGAAACGTTCGTGAAGTGATGCGGCGCTGGACAACGCCCGTGGCGGATGAAGTAACATCAGATCGGCTGGGCGGTTTGATCGCCTGGAAAAAGGGAACGGCGGATGAACCTCGCGTTATGGTGGCAGGACACCTGGACGAGATCGGCTTCATGGTGACGCGAGTGACGAAAGACGGGTATCTGCGATTCCAGCCGTTGGGCGGTTGGTGGAGTCAGGTGTTGCCGGCCCAGCGTGTGGAGGTACATACGAAACAGGGAATCGTCATCGGCGTGATCGGTTCCAAGCCACCGCATCTGATGTCGCCGGAACAACGGAACAAGCCGGTCAAAACGGAAGATCTGTTTATCGATGTGGGGGCCTCCAGCCAGGAGGAAGCGGAGTCGTTCGGCATCCGGCCGGGAGACCCGGTGATCCCGCATTCTCCATTTACGGTTCTGAAGAACGAAAAACTGTGGATGGCCAAAGCGATGGACAATCGGGTCGGATGCGCGGTAGCTGCTGAAGTATTGCGCCGGTTGCAACATACTGATCATCCAAACACCGTAGCGGCAGTGGGTACTGTGATGGAGGAAGTTGGCCGGAGGGGAGCGTTTACAGCATCCGCCGCCGTCAAGCCGGATGTGGCGTTTGCTGTGGATGTCGGCATTGCGGGGGACACGCCGGGTGTCGGTAAGGACGAAGCCGCTTCACGGTTGGGGGAAGGTCCGACCGTGGTGTTGGCTGACGGAGGACATCTCGCTCACCGGGGATTGTTGGCATTGGTACAAAAGACGGCGGAGGAACAGGGAATCCCGCTTCAGCCGGATACGCTTCCGCGGGGAGCGACGGATGCCAGTCATATTCATCTCCACGGCCGAGGGGTTCCGACGTTGACCTTGGGTATTCCCGCCAGGTACATTCACAGCCATGCTTCGATTATCCACCGGGATGACTTGGAGAACCTGATTCGGCTACTGGTCGAAGTGATTCGGAAATTGGATCGTACGACGGTATATCATTTGTGTCATGGATAAAATAATGGAGGAGAACGGGAGCCGGCCCGCGTGTTGGGTGGAAACGGCTCCCTCCCTTCGCCAGGGCCGGAAAATGGGAACTTGATTCATGGCCGGGGCGGAATGGCCTTCTCATTGGGCAGGGCGCTGTGAAGGGTTTGAATCATGTGTTCTTGTTCTCCCGGTTGGCTGTTTTTCCAAATCACTTCAAAAACGACGCCCAGTCCGGGCAAGAGTTTTTCTTCCCTTCGTTGGATCGAGTCGACCACCATATCTTTCAATTCTTGCGGGTTCATGTCTTGAATATTGTGGATGACAGCTCCACGGATATCGATGTTCACTGACAACAACCTCCTTTTGTTCTATTGTGAGCCGTCCGTCATCGAGTTATCCCTTGATGCTGAAGCAAAATACGGATAGGTGGGTGTGTAGAGGTGAGTAAGCAGTTTGCCGTAATCGGATTGGGTCGCTTCGGTGGCAGTGTGGCCCATACCTTGAGCGAAATGGGATATGAGGTGTTGGCGATCGACCAAGATCCCCAGCGGGTGCAGGATTTTTCTCAAGTCGTCACGCATGCGGTCGAGGCCGATTCGACCGATGAGAATGCACTGAAGGCATTGGGTATCCGCAATTTTGACGTGGTAGTGGTGTCCATCGGTGAAGATATTCAGGCCAGTATCATGACCACGTTGATTTTGAAAGAGCTGGGCGTGAAAAAGATCGTCGTCAAAGCGCGCAATGATCTGCATGGAAAGGTATTGTACAAAATCGGTGCAGACAAGGTGGTCTATCCGGAACGCGATATGGGTGTTCGGGTGGTGCACCATTTGATTTCGCCCAACATTCTGGACTACATCCAATTGGCGGACGGGTACAGCATTGTGGAGATCAGCGCCGGAGACTTTTTTGCCGGCAAAACGTTGCAGGAGTTGGACATTCGGGCCCGTTACGGTTGCAACGTGATGGCGATCAAATCTCGAGACGGCAAAATCAATATCGCACCGGCGGCAGAGGATGTTATCCACAAAGGAGATGTGCTGGTGGTCATCGGCCGCAACGACAACCTGAAACAATTGGAGGAGAATGCATAATTTGAAACCGATCGTTCTCACGTCGCCGCACAACGACCAAGTCAAACGCTGGAGAAAGCTGCAGTCGCGCAAAGGTCGCCAGACACTGGGAACTTTGTGGATCGAAGGTGAACATCTGCTGGAGGAATCAGTCAAAGCCGGCTGGCGAGTGCGGGCATTGATCGTCGACCAAGAGCGGGAAGCCGAACATCGACAGTGGTGGGAACAGCGGATCAAAAACGTGCCGGTGTACTTCCTTCCGACCCGGTTATATCGCACTTTGGCGGATACAGAGACACCGCAGGGAATCGCCGCGGAAGTGGAGATTCCCAAAAGGGAGGTGGATCCGGCGATTCCCGCCGACGGCGTGCTGTTACTGTTGGATGCCGTGCAGGACCCCGGCAATGTGGGAACCATGTTGCGCACAGCTCGGGCGGTGGGGGCCACTGGTGTATGGTTGGGGAAAGGAACCGTCGATCCTTACAACCCGAAAGTGGTCCGAGCCGCGATGGGTGCACTTTTCCACGTACCCATCCGCATGATCGATTTGCATGAGGAACTTCCGCGACTTCGTTCTGCCGGTTACCGGGTGGTGGGAACGCATCCCCGTGGGGACAACGTCCACTTTGATGTATCATATCCGGGGCGCACCGCCTTTTTGCTGGGTAACGAAGGAAGGGGCGTGGATCCCGAGCTGATGCGGTGGGTGGATTGCAAAGTCTCGATCCCAATGCCGGGGGGAGCCGAATCCCTCAATGTTTCCGTCACTGCATCGTTGCTGTTGTATGAGTATCTGCGCCAACAACGCGGTGGTTCGCTCGACTGTTGAAACGAAACATGGTTTTCGTTATACTAAAAAAGAAATTTTCTTCATATTATATCGGCTGTGAAGGAGAGGAGTAGGCAGTGCGCCCTTGACAGGGAGGAGGTGCCGCGACTGAAAGCACCTCCAGGAAGCGGCTCGCCGAAGTTCGCTCCGGAGCTGTCCCCTGAACCAGAAAGTAGGGGGTACCGGCTGTGCTCGTTATCGCACGTAAAGCGGGATGACGAAGTTCAGGGCGTATCGGGTGATTCTGGCCGAATATCACGCCCAGGATGTTTCGTTGTCCAAAAAGGGTGGTACCGCGAATCTCTCGTCCCTTTGGGCGCAGAGATTTTTTTATTACATAGGCAGAAGAAGGGAGTGTCCGTGATGCGTGAGCGGTTGGAAGCCTTGAAAGCGGAAGCGGAGCAAGCGATTCAAGGTGCAAAGGATTTGGAAACGTTAAAGCAATTGCGTGTCAAATATTTGGGCAAAAAAGGAGAGCTGACCGCCGTTTTGCGCGGAATGGGCGAGTTATCTGCGGAAGAGCGTCCAGTGATCGGGAAGTTGGCCAATGATATTCGCCAAACACTGGAGCGGATATTGGACGAGAAAGAGACCGCGTTAGAAAAGGCAGCGATGGAAGCGCGACTCAAGGAAGAGACAATAGACGTCACCCTTCCGGGTGTGCCCCGGCCGTTGGGCTCGATTCACCCGTTGACCGCAGTGATCCAGCAAGTGGAAAACATCTTTATCGGTATGGGGTTTGAGGTAGCCGAAGGACCGGAAGTGGAAAAGGACTGGTACAATTTCGAAGCGCTCAATATGCCCAAAGATCATCCGGCTCGGGATATGCAGGATTCTTTTTACATCACGCGGGAGATTTTGCTCCGTACGCAAACTTCACCCGTGCAGGTGCGTACGCTGCAGGCCAAAGAGGGTAAAGTGCCGGTGCGCATGATTTGTCCAGGAAAAGTGTATCGGCGGGATGACGACGACGCCACCCACTCGCACCAATTTACACAAATCGAGGGATTGGTCGTTGATCGCGGCGTATCCATGAGTGAATTAAAAGGGACGCTGCTGGCGTTTGCGAAACAGATGTTCGGCGAAGATCATGAATTCCGGTTCCGTCCGAGCTATTTCCCGTTCACCGAACCGAGCATGGAAATGGACATGTCGTGCATGATATGCGGTGGTGAAGGATGCCGCATTTGCAAGGAAACCGGATGGATTGAAATTTTGGGGGCGGGGATGGTCCACCCCAACGTGTTGGAAAAATCGGGTTACAACGCTGAGCGCTATACCGGTTTTGCGTTCGGAATG
This window contains:
- the ilvC gene encoding ketol-acid reductoisomerase, whose product is MVKMYYDQDAQLDVLKGKTVAVIGYGSQGHAQAQNLRDSGVHVIIGLRPGRSWEQAEQDGFEVFEVDEAVRRADVVQLLLPDEVQAKVYQEQVAPHLKSGSALFFSHGFNIHFGQIQPASDVDVVLIAPKGPGHLVRRVYVEGFGVPALIAVHQNASGQAKELGLAYAKGIGATRAGVIETTFKEETETDLFGEQAVLCGGVSELVKAGFETLVEAGYQPEIAYFECLHELKLIVDLMYEGGLANMRYSVSDTAEYGDYSSGKRVVGEASRQAMKEVLKEIQDGTFARNWIDENRQGRPNFQRLREEERNHQLERVGAELRRMMAWLDGKKKEPVQS
- a CDS encoding 2-isopropylmalate synthase, translating into MRTVQIFDTTLRDGEQSPGVNLSTEEKVEIALQLERLGVNVIEAGFAASSPGDQSAVREVARVVTDASVASLSRAVPQDIDAAWEALKEAKQPAIHIFLATSPIHREYKLRKTKEQVLEQAAEAVRYAKRFFPVVEFSPEDAGRTEIDFLCEVADVVIRAGADVLNIPDTVGYLTPDEYANIFVQLRERVPGIDRVKLSAHCHDDLGLAVANSLAAIRAGVDQVEGAINGIGERAGNAALEEVVMALYTRQSYYQVATTIRPAEIARTSRLVSKLTGMPVPANKAIVGANAFAHESGIHQDGMLKHQETYEIIRPETVGFSQTKLVLGKHSGRHAFRERLETLGYTLSEERINALFARFKELADRKKSLTDEDLIALAEEKHGEVAEFFELESIQLSYGNHALPTASLRLRNRQTGDEVEEAACGNGSIDAIFKAIDRATGEQVELLDYKVASNTQGTDALGEGYVQLRQGELTVQGRGVSTDVLEASARAYIDAINRLLTRKQSKNQDATLNVVLG
- the leuB gene encoding 3-isopropylmalate dehydrogenase, whose amino-acid sequence is MGTVKKIAVLPGDGIGPEIMEEALKVLRKVEDLFGHSFQFTFGMAGGGAVDRVGNPLPEETLSLCKQSDAVLLAAVGGPKWDNNPPELRPEQALLGLRKSLNLYANLRPAVLFEGLENASTLKPEVVKGVDLLVVRELTGGIYFGEKKRERLEDGQQATDTLVYHEREVERIVRRAFEIARGRRKKLTSVDKANILESSRLWRSVVDRVARDYPDVQVEHVLVDNCAMQLIRRPADFDVIVTENMFGDILSDETAMLTGSIGLLPSASLGEGMTGLYEPVHGSAPDIAGQGVANPAAMILSAAMMLRHSFGYEEAATAVEQAVRKVLADGHRTADLAGPGTLAVGTEEFGDLVVEAMNAYEPDPKVPLEVVM
- a CDS encoding aldo/keto reductase, with protein sequence MKYRNLPGIDTPVSEVGFGVWSVATPWWGVKDDAFGKRLLRMAYEEYGITFFDTADVYGQGKGETLLAEALEGLRDKVVIATKFGYDIYAKRGDRHGGHSELPQQWDAASIRKSCEESLRRLKTDVIDIYQLHNARMEAIQSEEVLETLERLKEEGKIRTYGVALGPDIGWRDEGLATLEDERYDMAQIINNLLEQDPARELIREAEKRNKALIARVPHASGLLDGTYDPDKHFDKQDHRSHRPIKWMQAGLEAVRQMKFLYEGTDRTIGQAAILYSLASPAIKSVLPNITSEENLREFAQAPEKSPLTEEEMKKIEELWEGGLKEKLKQPFSNSKNKPTPVATR
- the thiE gene encoding thiamine phosphate synthase, whose protein sequence is MAFTSSHLRLYFIMGSQDCPDQDPIDVLEQAIAGGITMFQFREKNSDLTLSETVALGRHLREICRQHNIPFIVNDRADLALILDADGVHVGQEDLPAREVRRLIGPDKILGVSAENIAEARQAIENGADYIGVGPMFLTSSKSDARFPIYPEALQAIREQLEEPFPIVGIGGITASNAHKVMAAGADGVAVISAITKAEDPKRAAEALAQAVGSTKM
- the thiD gene encoding bifunctional hydroxymethylpyrimidine kinase/phosphomethylpyrimidine kinase, with translation MTIARALTIAGSDSGGGAGIQADLKTFQELHVFGMSAITAVTAQNTLGVTGIYELPPEAVARQIDAVVTDLGVDAAKTGMIANIEIMEVIAEKVREHRIHRLVIDPVMIAKSGHALLKEDARDALKRLLIPLATVITPNLPEAEVLTGMSLTTMEQRKEAAKRLLDLGVHAVVIKGGHTDDEEAVDLFYDGREFRTLSAPRFHTRHTHGTGCTFSAAITAGLAKGESLWEAVKTAKAFITEAIRHPLDLGQGHGPTNHWAYRQTT
- a CDS encoding Hsp20/alpha crystallin family protein, which translates into the protein MFRPLPFRRFSSFVWRDVREMIRELDKWMDDFPGFGRVVSRVTPTDHGMVIQTQIGVVGEDDVIDVRMEGPFLVIRINSHVVQDADQEYQRRIDGQRMFTQSFHIPFPVDESRIRTEWRDRMLTVFVPKRVPNGPSHKSSPV